A genomic segment from Candidatus Saganbacteria bacterium encodes:
- a CDS encoding ATP-binding protein, producing MFKRLQKFVDLGLETCFLWGARQTGKSTLLKTLFPNAPYYDLLLSDEFARLTASPAILRQDLLANHPKGPVILDEVQKIPPLLDEVQWLITNHKIQFILCGSSARKLRREGGNLLGGRALRYELFPLVYKEIPDFDLLRALNHGLIPRHYLAAKPQPLLESYVGEYLQEEIAAEAVTRNIPAFTKFLTAAAFSNGSIVNFKNIASECGVSAVTAKAYFQILTDTLVARWIPVFQKKPKRRVIQAPRFYFFDLGIVNYLLKRRNLEPGSEIFGAAFEHYILQEMVAYSHYSRKKFEIAYWRTASQLEVDFILGDHEIAVEIKAAKNVNLFHLKGLKAFSEEYSTRQNIVVSLDPRPRQIDNINILPWQEFLEKLWAGQII from the coding sequence ATGTTCAAGAGATTGCAAAAATTTGTTGATTTAGGCTTGGAAACATGTTTTCTATGGGGAGCTAGGCAAACCGGCAAAAGCACATTGTTAAAAACATTATTCCCCAATGCTCCATATTATGATCTTTTACTTTCAGATGAATTTGCTCGTTTAACTGCCAGTCCCGCGATACTTCGGCAAGACCTATTGGCCAATCACCCTAAAGGCCCTGTTATTCTTGATGAAGTTCAAAAGATACCTCCTTTGCTTGATGAAGTCCAATGGTTGATTACCAATCATAAAATCCAATTTATCCTTTGTGGTTCAAGCGCCAGGAAACTTAGGCGCGAAGGCGGCAACCTGCTTGGGGGGAGGGCTCTACGCTATGAACTTTTTCCGCTGGTTTATAAAGAGATCCCTGATTTTGATCTCTTGCGCGCGCTTAACCATGGGCTTATTCCAAGGCATTATCTCGCGGCAAAACCACAACCGTTGCTGGAATCATATGTTGGGGAATACCTCCAGGAAGAAATAGCCGCCGAGGCTGTCACACGCAACATCCCTGCTTTTACCAAATTTCTTACTGCCGCTGCCTTTAGCAACGGGAGTATCGTGAATTTTAAGAATATAGCCTCCGAGTGCGGCGTAAGTGCCGTCACGGCAAAAGCATATTTTCAGATCCTAACCGACACATTGGTCGCACGCTGGATCCCCGTCTTTCAAAAAAAACCAAAACGCCGCGTGATCCAGGCCCCCCGCTTTTATTTTTTCGACCTCGGCATAGTAAATTATTTATTGAAACGTCGGAATTTAGAGCCCGGAAGCGAGATTTTTGGGGCGGCTTTTGAGCATTATATATTACAAGAGATGGTCGCTTACAGCCACTACTCCAGGAAAAAATTTGAAATAGCTTATTGGCGCACAGCTTCCCAGCTTGAAGTTGATTTTATTTTGGGCGACCATGAAATAGCCGTGGAAATAAAAGCCGCCAAAAACGTTAACCTCTTCCATCTGAAAGGGCTCAAGGCCTTTTCGGAAGAATATTCTACAAGACAGAACATTGTTGTTTCTCTGGATCCCCGGCCCAGGCAAATTGATAACATTAATATCCTGCCCTGGCAAGAATTCCTGGAAAAATTGTGGGCTGGCCAAATCATTTAA
- a CDS encoding TPM domain-containing protein produces the protein MLIFLLQALSYALQNKHIYDNADILSGPDELKLGKTLSEYDKASDVDIEILTVKTLKGQTPSDHADVMYKSLKVGKNPSNS, from the coding sequence TTGCTAATATTCCTTCTGCAAGCTTTATCGTATGCTTTGCAAAATAAACATATCTACGATAACGCCGATATTCTTTCTGGTCCTGACGAGCTGAAACTGGGAAAAACCCTTTCGGAATATGACAAGGCAAGCGATGTCGATATAGAAATATTAACCGTGAAAACCTTGAAAGGCCAAACCCCGAGCGACCATGCCGACGTGATGTATAAAAGCTTGAAAGTCGGGAAAAATCCTTCAAATAGCTGA